One window of Enterobacter sp. RHBSTW-00175 genomic DNA carries:
- a CDS encoding GDP-L-fucose synthase, translating to MTKQRIFVAGHRGMVGSAIVRQLEQRGDVEVIVRTRDELNLLDSKAVQDFFADSRIDQVYLAAAKVGGIVANNTYPADFIYENMMIESNIIHAAHLHNVNKLLFLGSSCIYPKMAKQPMAESELLQGTLEATNEPYAIAKIAGIKLCESYNRQYGRDYRSVMPTNLYGPNDNFHPSNSHVIPALLRRFHEATADNAPDVVVWGSGTPMREFLHVDDMAAASIHVMELDREVWQENTQPMLSHINVGTGVDCTIRELAQTLAKVVGYKGRVVFDASKPDGTPRKLLDVTRLHQLGWYHEVSLEQGLASTYQWFLENQHRFRG from the coding sequence ATGACCAAACAACGTATTTTTGTCGCCGGTCATCGCGGCATGGTGGGTTCCGCCATTGTCCGCCAGCTGGAACAACGTGGTGACGTTGAGGTGATTGTCCGTACGCGTGACGAGCTGAATTTGCTCGACAGCAAAGCCGTGCAGGATTTCTTTGCAGACTCGCGTATCGATCAGGTGTATCTGGCGGCGGCAAAGGTGGGCGGCATTGTCGCCAACAACACCTACCCGGCTGATTTCATCTACGAGAACATGATGATTGAGAGCAACATTATTCACGCCGCGCATCTGCACAACGTGAATAAGCTGCTGTTCCTCGGTTCATCCTGTATTTACCCGAAAATGGCGAAACAGCCGATGGCGGAAAGCGAGCTGCTGCAAGGCACGCTCGAAGCGACCAATGAGCCGTACGCTATTGCCAAGATTGCCGGGATCAAACTGTGCGAGTCCTATAACCGCCAGTACGGTCGCGATTATCGCTCGGTCATGCCGACCAACCTGTATGGGCCGAACGATAATTTCCACCCGAGCAATTCGCACGTGATCCCGGCGCTGCTGCGCCGCTTTCACGAAGCGACGGCTGATAACGCACCGGATGTGGTGGTGTGGGGCAGCGGTACGCCGATGCGTGAGTTCCTGCACGTGGACGACATGGCGGCAGCCAGCATTCACGTGATGGAGCTGGATCGCGAAGTGTGGCAGGAGAACACGCAACCGATGCTCTCGCACATTAACGTGGGCACCGGCGTGGACTGCACCATTCGCGAGCTGGCGCAAACCCTGGCGAAAGTGGTGGGTTACAAAGGCCGCGTGGTGTTCGACGCCTCAAAACCCGACGGCACACCACGTAAATTACTGGATGTAACGCGCCTGCATCAGCTGGGCTGGTATCACGAGGTGTCACTTGAGCAGGGGCTTGCCAGCACCTATCAGTGGTTCCTGGAAAACCAGCACCGCTTCCGGGGGTAG
- the gmd gene encoding GDP-mannose 4,6-dehydratase — MSKVALITGVTGQDGSYLAELLLEKGYEVHGIKRRASSFNTERVDHIYQDPHAKNPKFHLHYGDLTDTSNLTRILQEVQPDEVYNLGAMSHVAVSFESPEYTADVDAMGTLRLLEAIRFLGLEKKTRFYQASTSELYGLVQEIPQKETTPFYPRSPYAVAKLYAYWITVNYRESYGMYACNGILFNHESPRRGETFVTRKITRAIANIAQGLESCLHLGNMDSLRDWGHAKDYVKMQWMMLQQDKPEDFVIATGVQYSVRRFVEMAAAQLGIKLRFEGTGVDEKGIVVSVTGHDAPGVKPGDVIVQVDPRYFRPAEVETLLGDPTKAHEVLGWKPETTLQEMVSEMVAKDLEAAKKHSLLKSHGYEVAIALES; from the coding sequence ATGTCTAAAGTCGCTCTCATCACCGGCGTTACCGGACAGGATGGTTCTTACCTGGCAGAATTGCTGCTGGAGAAAGGTTATGAAGTACACGGTATTAAACGTCGTGCCTCTTCGTTCAACACCGAGCGTGTGGACCATATCTATCAGGATCCTCATGCGAAAAACCCGAAATTCCATCTGCACTACGGCGACCTGACGGATACCTCCAACCTGACCCGTATTCTGCAAGAAGTGCAGCCGGATGAAGTCTACAACCTGGGTGCGATGAGCCACGTGGCCGTGTCGTTTGAATCCCCGGAATATACCGCTGACGTTGATGCCATGGGTACGCTGCGTCTGCTGGAGGCGATCCGCTTCCTCGGTCTTGAGAAGAAAACCCGTTTCTACCAGGCGTCTACCTCTGAGCTGTATGGCCTGGTGCAGGAAATCCCGCAAAAAGAAACCACCCCGTTCTACCCACGCTCCCCATATGCGGTAGCCAAACTGTACGCCTACTGGATCACCGTAAACTACCGCGAATCCTACGGCATGTATGCGTGTAACGGCATTCTGTTCAACCACGAATCCCCGCGCCGTGGTGAAACCTTCGTGACCCGTAAAATTACCCGCGCGATCGCCAACATTGCACAGGGTCTGGAGTCTTGCCTGCACCTGGGCAACATGGATTCCCTGCGTGACTGGGGCCATGCCAAAGACTACGTGAAAATGCAGTGGATGATGCTGCAACAGGACAAGCCAGAAGACTTCGTTATTGCGACCGGCGTGCAGTATTCCGTGCGTCGTTTCGTTGAAATGGCTGCGGCACAACTGGGTATCAAACTGCGTTTCGAAGGCACTGGCGTTGACGAGAAAGGCATCGTGGTTTCCGTGACAGGCCATGATGCACCGGGCGTGAAACCGGGTGATGTGATTGTTCAGGTTGACCCGCGTTACTTCCGTCCTGCTGAGGTAGAAACCCTGCTGGGCGATCCAACCAAAGCGCACGAAGTGCTGGGCTGGAAACCGGAGACCACTCTTCAGGAGATGGTATCTGAAATGGTAGCCAAAGACCTTGAAGCGGCGAAGAAACACTCACTGCTGAAGTCCCACGGCTACGAGGTTGCCATCGCGCTGGAGTCCTGA
- the wcaI gene encoding colanic acid biosynthesis fucosyltransferase WcaI: protein MKILVYGINYSPELTGIGKYTGEMVEWMADQGHDVRVITAPPYYPEWQVGERYSGWRYRREQGAATVWRCPLYVPKQPSTLKRLIHLGSFALSSFFPLMAQRRWKPELIIGVVPTLFCTPGMRLLGKLSGARTLLHIQDYEVDAMLGLGMAGKGKGGRVAKLASAFERSGLHNVDYVSTISRSMMNKAQEKGVAAEKVIFFPNWSEVARFRNVSEHDAVVLREQLGLPEDQKIILYSGNIGEKQGLESVVEAAGQLSRHALTFVIVGQGGGKARLEKMVSERGLTNVKFYPLQPYEALPALLKMGDCHLVVQKRGAADAVLPSKLTNILAVGGNAVITAEADTELGQLCDSYPGIAVCVEPESVEALVTGIEQALALPKENIVAREYAGRTLEKENVLSQFIADIRG, encoded by the coding sequence ATGAAAATCCTCGTATACGGAATCAACTATTCGCCGGAATTAACGGGGATTGGTAAATACACCGGTGAAATGGTCGAGTGGATGGCAGACCAGGGTCATGACGTGCGGGTCATTACCGCGCCGCCTTACTACCCGGAATGGCAGGTGGGCGAGCGCTACTCTGGTTGGCGGTATCGCCGCGAACAGGGCGCGGCAACGGTCTGGCGCTGCCCGTTGTACGTGCCGAAACAGCCTTCGACGCTGAAACGTTTAATTCATCTGGGCAGTTTTGCCCTGAGCAGTTTCTTCCCGCTGATGGCACAACGTCGCTGGAAGCCAGAACTCATTATCGGCGTGGTGCCCACGCTGTTTTGCACGCCAGGAATGCGCCTGCTGGGCAAGCTTTCGGGTGCACGCACCTTGCTGCACATTCAGGACTACGAAGTGGACGCTATGCTGGGGCTGGGAATGGCCGGGAAAGGCAAGGGTGGCAGGGTGGCAAAACTGGCCAGTGCGTTTGAGCGTAGCGGCCTGCACAACGTGGATTACGTCTCGACCATCTCACGCTCAATGATGAATAAAGCGCAGGAGAAAGGCGTCGCAGCGGAAAAAGTGATCTTTTTCCCGAACTGGTCTGAAGTGGCGCGTTTTCGCAATGTGTCTGAACACGATGCAGTGGTGCTTCGTGAACAACTCGGTTTGCCTGAAGATCAAAAAATTATTCTTTACTCGGGCAACATCGGGGAAAAGCAGGGGCTGGAAAGTGTGGTTGAGGCTGCCGGACAGCTTAGCCGTCATGCCCTGACGTTTGTGATTGTCGGGCAGGGTGGCGGTAAAGCGCGACTGGAAAAAATGGTCAGCGAACGTGGCCTGACCAACGTGAAATTTTACCCGCTTCAGCCGTACGAGGCGCTGCCGGCGCTGCTGAAGATGGGGGACTGCCATCTGGTGGTACAAAAACGCGGTGCAGCAGATGCCGTGCTGCCATCAAAACTGACCAACATTCTGGCGGTAGGCGGCAATGCGGTGATCACCGCCGAGGCCGATACCGAGCTGGGTCAGCTATGCGACAGCTACCCGGGAATTGCGGTTTGCGTTGAGCCGGAGTCCGTTGAGGCGCTGGTTACCGGGATCGAACAGGCGCTCGCGCTGCCTAAAGAGAACATCGTGGCACGTGAATATGCCGGGCGCACGCTCGAAAAAGAGAACGTCCTTAGCCAATTTATTGCAGATATACGGGGATAA
- a CDS encoding GDP-mannose mannosyl hydrolase yields the protein MFLNQEDFATVVRSTPLISIDLIVENERGEFLLGKRTNRPALGYWFVPGGRVQKDETLTSAFERLTLAELGLRLPQSAGQFYGVWQHFYDDNFSGADFTTHYVVLGFRLKVNQADLRLPDAQHDDYRWHKPEALLASDNVHDNSRAYFLAERQAEVPGL from the coding sequence ATGTTTTTAAATCAGGAAGACTTTGCCACGGTAGTCCGTTCCACTCCACTTATCTCAATCGATTTGATTGTGGAGAACGAACGCGGCGAGTTCTTGCTGGGGAAACGAACCAACCGCCCGGCACTTGGGTACTGGTTCGTACCCGGTGGACGTGTGCAGAAGGATGAGACGCTCACCAGTGCTTTTGAGCGTCTTACCCTGGCGGAACTCGGGCTGCGCTTGCCGCAGTCTGCAGGCCAGTTTTACGGGGTCTGGCAGCACTTCTACGACGATAACTTTTCCGGGGCTGATTTCACCACACACTACGTGGTGCTCGGTTTTCGCCTGAAGGTGAATCAGGCAGACCTTCGTCTGCCTGATGCTCAGCATGACGACTACCGCTGGCACAAGCCAGAGGCGTTGCTGGCAAGTGACAACGTACACGACAACAGCCGCGCCTATTTTCTGGCGGAGCGTCAGGCTGAGGTGCCGGGCTTATGA